One Chelonoidis abingdonii isolate Lonesome George chromosome 18, CheloAbing_2.0, whole genome shotgun sequence genomic region harbors:
- the OAF gene encoding out at first protein homolog — protein sequence MRAQGCGLSALLLLLLRLLPGPLPGRASPGALSELRVRVRLPDGQVTEESLQADSSADYISLELRKGDGTLITLTADFRQEVKIFRALILGELERGQSQFQALCFVTRLHRNEIIPSESMAKLRQKNPKTVRQAEEVRGLEHLNMDVAVNFSKGAQLSPHIHNVCSEAKEAIYTREEDVKFWLEKGVDGSMFEVLPQSADLPDLQRCKLCLDHWKPCICSYSLSIEWYPCMLKYCKSRDASGKVSSYKCGIRSCQKGYSFDYYVPQKQLCLWDEET from the exons ATGCGCGCTCAGGGCTGCGGGCTCTCTgcgctgttgctgctgctgctgcggctgctCCCGGGGCCGCTGCCCGGCCGGGCTAGCCCCGGGGCGTTGTCCGAGCTGCGGGTCCGGGTGCGGCTGCCCGATGGGCAGGTGACGGAGGAGAGTCTGCAGGCGGACAGCAGCGCCGACTACATCAGCCTGGAGCTGCGCAAAGGGGACGGGACCCTCATCACCCTCACCGCTGACTTCCGACAG gAGGTGAAGATTTTCCGTGCTCTGATCCtgggggagctggagaggggccAAAGCCAGTTCCAGGCGCTCTGCTTTGTCACACGGCTTCACCGCAATGAGATCATCCCCAGCGAGTCCATGGCAAAGCTGCGGCAG AAAAACCCCAAGACGGTCCGGCAGGCAGAGGAGGTGCGTGGGCTGGAACATCTCAACATGGACGTAGCGGTCAACTTCAGCAAAGGGGCCCAGCTGAGCCCCCACATTCACAACGTCTGCTCAGAGGCCAAAGAGGCTATTTACACCCGAGAAGAAGATGTTAAATTTTGGCTGGAGAAAG GGGTGGATGGCTCCATGTTCGAGGTCTTGCCCCAGTCGGCCGACCTGCCCGACCTGCAGCGCTGCAAGCTGTGCTTGGACCACTGGAAGCCCTGCATCTGCAGCTACTCGCTGAGCATCGAGTGGTACCCGTGCATGCTCAAGTACTGCAAGAGCCGTGATGCCAGTGGCAAGGTCTCCTCCTACAAGTGCGGCATCCGCAGCTGCCAGAAGGGCTACAGTTTTGACTATTACGTGCCACAGAAGCAGCTGTGCCTTTGGGATGAGGAGACCTAG